The Candidatus Hydrogenedentota bacterium genome includes a region encoding these proteins:
- a CDS encoding carboxymuconolactone decarboxylase family protein, which produces MKPFKKRMHSGPIAFLSDWASLLGKPRRLMAVLRGKTLSAPFRERLMLAVTQVNQCRYCAHFHTKAALDAGVSNDEVRKLLAGEFEGCPDEELPAIIYAHHWAETGRNPAPEMRRKLQETYGAEKAGAIELALQLICACNYTGNALDYALYRLSFGALGGQDRV; this is translated from the coding sequence ATGAAACCGTTCAAGAAACGCATGCATAGCGGTCCAATCGCCTTTTTGTCCGACTGGGCTTCCCTGCTGGGAAAACCGCGGCGTCTGATGGCGGTATTGCGGGGAAAAACCCTTTCCGCGCCCTTCCGGGAACGCCTTATGCTCGCGGTGACGCAGGTGAACCAATGCCGCTATTGCGCTCATTTCCATACGAAAGCGGCGTTGGACGCGGGTGTGTCGAACGATGAAGTCCGGAAGTTACTGGCCGGAGAATTCGAGGGTTGTCCCGACGAGGAATTGCCCGCGATTATTTATGCGCATCACTGGGCCGAAACGGGACGCAACCCCGCTCCGGAAATGCGACGAAAATTGCAGGAGACGTATGGCGCGGAGAAAGCCGGGGCCATTGAACTGGCCCTGCAATTGATCTGCGCGTGCAATTACACCGGCAACGCCCTGGATTACGCACTGTACCGGTTGTCGTTTGGCGCCCTCGGCGGACAAGATCGCGTTTAG